In Felis catus isolate Fca126 chromosome E1, F.catus_Fca126_mat1.0, whole genome shotgun sequence, the following proteins share a genomic window:
- the MRM3 gene encoding rRNA methyltransferase 3, mitochondrial isoform X1, producing the protein MTQPTGRGKMAARLRGLVWASRPLLPVVQTWELHARRWVRALRRSPVRVVSPSGQVVERKPGPGKQPRRAAAETGPHEPRRKPSLQVPPSQKPCTWEDSGLRYDKALPGDRRLSSVMTIVKSRPFREKHGKILLEGRRLIADALKAGAVPKIFFFSRLEYLKELPIDKLKGVSLIKVKFEDIKDWSDLVTPQGIMGIFAKPDHVKMTYPETQLRHLLPLLLICDNLRDPGNLGTILRSAAGAGCSKVLLTKGCVDAWEPKVLRAAMGAHFQVPIINNLDWETLPNYLPTDTRVYVADNCGLYAQAHMSNKASDYGWVCDQQLSKLHKYEEEEEDLEPGASKAWLPEVEVQSYDLDWTEAPAAVVIGGETHGVSLESLQLAESTGGKRLLIPVVPGVDSLNSAMAASILLFEGKRQLRVRAEHVSRDRSYH; encoded by the exons ATGACGCAACCCACGGGGCGAGGGAAGATGGCAGCGCGGTTGAGGGGTTTAGTTTGGGCCAGCCGGCCGCTGCTGCCGGTGGTCCAAACTTGGGAGCTCCACGCGCGGCGCTGGGTCCGGGCGCTGCGGCGGAGCCCCGTGAGAGTGGTGTCTCCATCCGGACAGGTGGTGGAACGGAAGCCCGGTCCTGGGAAGCAGCCCCGTAGAGCGGCGGCTGAGACCGGTCCCCACGAGCCGCGACGGAAGCCGTCGCTTCAGGTGCCTCCATCCCAGAAGCCCTGCACCTGGGAAGATTCGGGGCTTCGCTATGATAAGGCTTTACCCGGAGACAGAAGGCTGAG CAGTGTAATGACAATTGTTAAGTCCAGGCCATTTCGGGAAAAGCACGGGAAGATCCTGCTGGAAGGTCGCAGGCTGATTGCAGATGCTCTCAAGGCTGGTGCTGTACcgaaaattttcttctttagccgTCTGGAATACCTAAAGGAGCTGCCCATTGATAAGCTGAAAGGTGTCAGCCTCATTAAGGTGAAATTTGAAGATATCAAGGATTGGTCCGACCTAGTAACACCACAAGGAATAATGG GGATCTTTGCCAAACCCGACCATGTTAAGATGACATACCCAGAGACTCAACTTCGCCATTTGCTGCCCTTATTGTTGATTTGTGACAATCTCCGTGACCCTGGGAACCTGGGGACGATTCTGAGATCTGCTGCTGGGGCAGGCTGCAGCAAAGTATTACTCACCAAAG GCTGTGTGGATGCCTGGGAACCCAAAGTGCTACGGGCAGCGATGGGTGCGCATTTCCAGGTGCCCATCATCAATAATCTGGACTGGGAAACGTTGCCCAACTACCTGCCCACCGACACCCGGGTCTACGTGGCTGACAACTGTGGCCTTTATGCCCAGGCGCACATGTCTAATAAAGCCAGTGATTACGGCTGGGTATGTGACCAACAACTCTCGAAGTTACACAAgtatgaggaggaggaggaggatctAGAACCGGGAGCCAGTAAAGCCTGGCTCCCTGAAGTTGAGGTCCAGAGTTATGACTTGGACTGGACAGAGGCACCAGCAGCTGTGGTAATAGGCGGGGAGACCCATGGTGTGAGCCTGGAGTCCCTGCAGTTGGCCGAGAGCACTGGGGGCAAGAGGCTGCTGATTCCCGTTGTGCCTGGTGTGGACAGCCTAAACTCGGCTATGGCTGCAAGCATCCTGCTTTTTGAAGGGAAAAGACAACTGCGGGTCAGGGCGGAACACGTGAGCAGGGACAGGAGTTACCACTGA
- the MRM3 gene encoding rRNA methyltransferase 3, mitochondrial isoform X2, with amino-acid sequence MTYPETQLRHLLPLLLICDNLRDPGNLGTILRSAAGAGCSKVLLTKGCVDAWEPKVLRAAMGAHFQVPIINNLDWETLPNYLPTDTRVYVADNCGLYAQAHMSNKASDYGWVCDQQLSKLHKYEEEEEDLEPGASKAWLPEVEVQSYDLDWTEAPAAVVIGGETHGVSLESLQLAESTGGKRLLIPVVPGVDSLNSAMAASILLFEGKRQLRVRAEHVSRDRSYH; translated from the exons ATGACATACCCAGAGACTCAACTTCGCCATTTGCTGCCCTTATTGTTGATTTGTGACAATCTCCGTGACCCTGGGAACCTGGGGACGATTCTGAGATCTGCTGCTGGGGCAGGCTGCAGCAAAGTATTACTCACCAAAG GCTGTGTGGATGCCTGGGAACCCAAAGTGCTACGGGCAGCGATGGGTGCGCATTTCCAGGTGCCCATCATCAATAATCTGGACTGGGAAACGTTGCCCAACTACCTGCCCACCGACACCCGGGTCTACGTGGCTGACAACTGTGGCCTTTATGCCCAGGCGCACATGTCTAATAAAGCCAGTGATTACGGCTGGGTATGTGACCAACAACTCTCGAAGTTACACAAgtatgaggaggaggaggaggatctAGAACCGGGAGCCAGTAAAGCCTGGCTCCCTGAAGTTGAGGTCCAGAGTTATGACTTGGACTGGACAGAGGCACCAGCAGCTGTGGTAATAGGCGGGGAGACCCATGGTGTGAGCCTGGAGTCCCTGCAGTTGGCCGAGAGCACTGGGGGCAAGAGGCTGCTGATTCCCGTTGTGCCTGGTGTGGACAGCCTAAACTCGGCTATGGCTGCAAGCATCCTGCTTTTTGAAGGGAAAAGACAACTGCGGGTCAGGGCGGAACACGTGAGCAGGGACAGGAGTTACCACTGA